The nucleotide sequence TTTCACTTTTAAGTCACCCCCTAGGCTTTACTGGTGATTTTTATTACCGCTAAATCTTTTTATAACTAAAGTTTGAGCTATTTGTATAAGATTATTCACAACCCAATATAGAACCAAAGCTGATTTTAACGACCAACTAATAAATACCATAAATCCTGACATAGCTATGTTCATAGTAGTAGTATTCTTAGCCTGAGCACTATCTCCAGCCGGCATCATTAGAATTCCTGAATAATATGTAGTAATACCTGAAAGAAGCGCAAGAATTATATCTCTTTTCGCTAAGTCTTGTATCCAAAGAAAATGAACTCCATTTATACCCTGCAAATTGTTAAAAACATAATAAAGAGCTATAAATATAGGCCATTGAATCAACATCGGTA is from Clostridium fermenticellae and encodes:
- a CDS encoding membrane protein insertase YidC, with the protein product MRYLSNAFVQFFNFIHQGVMSLIPNQNISYGITIILVTVIIRLIILPLNLKQMKSSIIMNEVQPELQKIQNKYKNDPQKAQEKMMKLYKENGVNPLGGCLPMLIQWPIFIALYYVFNNLQGINGVHFLWIQDLAKRDIILALLSGITTYYSGILMMPAGDSAQAKNTTTMNIAMSGFMVFISWSLKSALVLYWVVNNLIQIAQTLVIKRFSGNKNHQ